CGCATGCTGACCGATGACGCGGTCAAGCGCCTGCGCGTGCTGGAGGAGTACACCGAGCTGGGCAGCGGCTACGAGATAGCCCTGCGCGACCTGGAGATGCGCGGCACGGGCAACCTCCTGGGCAGCCAGCAGCACGGGTTCATCACCGCTGTGGGGTTCGACACCTACCTGAAGCTGCTCAAGGACGCCATCGCCAAGCTGGAGCAGAGCGGCCAGCGGGTCGAGGCGATGTCGGTCAAGGTGAACCTCGATCTGCCGGCCTACCTGCCGGACGAGTACGTGCCGGACCAGAAGCAGAAACTGGCCCTTTACCGCAAGATCGCCTCCAGCGAGGACCCCGCGCTGCTGGATGAGGTGGCCCACGAGCTGGAGGACCGTTTCGGCGCGCTGCCCGAGGAGGTGCGCAGCCTGCTGGAGAAGATGCGCCTGCGTATTTTCGCCGCGCGCCTGGGCCTGGAGAGCGTGTACATCGCGGACGGCCTGTGCAAGCTGGATTTCTCGCGCCAGGCGCGGGTGCGGCTAAACCCGGTCTGCCGGGCCCTGGAGAGTGTGAGCGGCCGGAAAGAGGTGCTGAGCCTGGACCCGGTCTCGATCGTGATCCAGCCGCAGTCGAAGCAGAAAGCTTTCGCCCAGATCACCGGGGCGCTGGGGTTCATGGCCGCGCAGCCGCAGAAATTCCTGGAGTCGGTGGCGGCCACGCTGGAGGCCGGAACGGCCCAGCCGCTCTGAGCCGGGAGCGGTCAAGACAGGAATGCGCCGTTTCGCGGCGGAAGAAGATTTTCTTCCGCCGTTTTTTATTCCCCGTCGGCGCTGGTTTCAGCTATAATCGTCTTTTTCATAAATTTAACGCGGCAGGGCTCACACGGGTGTTACTCCGATGGTCACATCTTTTTCTCACCGTTTGGAAGAAATAAAAACCAGAAAAAATATTTGACATATTTATTTGAAACACTGGCATAGTTCCTGCTGTAATAAACAATGAACGAACGACCAGCTCCGGTTGAAAAACGGTGTAAGCTAACGGCGAGGTGAACAGATGAAGAAAGGACTCTCAATGGCCCTGGAGCTGCTGGGACACAAGCTGCGTGTCGGATTCCAGATCCGGCCGAACAACCGTAATTCTCTGAAACGTCGGGATGACAGGGTTATCCGTGACTACCAGCAGGGTTATGGTATTAAGCGATTGGCCCAGAAGTACGGCCTGACGGAGAACCGCATTTCCCAGATCCTTACCTCAAACGGGGCGCGCGAGCCCAAGTGGCGCAAGATGAGCGACGAAAAGCGCAAGGTCATTTTCCAGCTCCAGCGCAAGGGTTTGTCGAAGGCCGAGATCGGCCGCCAGGTGGGGGTGTCGCGCGAGCGGGTGCGCCAGATCCTGCAACAGGGTGTCTGAGACGGGAGCAGTCGAAGCCCGGATGCAAAAAGAAAAGGACTCGTTTGAGTCCTTTTTTTATTCCCTTGGGTTGGTTATATTATAGTAACTTCAGGTTGGCTGTTAACCGGGGTGCGGAGGCTGGTGTGTCGATTTTCGAGCAGAACGAGGCGCTGTTAGAGGAACTTGAGCAGGCCGAATCCCTGGTGGAAAAAGCCCGTATCCAGGGGGTGGCCGCCGGGGTGGACCGCTTGCAGGTGGCCTCCCGGATCAAGACCTGCGTCGCCGCACTGGCCGAAAACATCCGCGCCGCCGGGGGCGATATCCAAGCCCTGGGCGGCGCTCTGGTGGTGCCCGACCTGATCGAGGTGCTGGGCCGCTACAGCGGGGTGTTCGACATCGAGGGCCTGGACAGCCTGATCGAAGAACTCGAAAGGATGTGGAACGCCGCCGGTTGAGCGTCCACAGCCTCTGTGTCAGCGATTGTCAAGCGAAAGCAGGGCCAGCGCGGAGACTGCGCCGGTGATCAGGAAGAGGTCCTCGATCAGTTTCTGCTCCAGCGATCCCCGGGCCGCACTGCGCCAGGACTCGACAAGTAGTCTGACCTGCTCATCCGATAGCTCTACTTTTCTCATCTTTTCCTCCCCCATCCAAGTGTTCACCGTAATACTAAAGCAATTTCCGTGCTAAACGCCGGATGGGGGCTTATGCTATGTAATATCTTGAAATAAAAATAAATACAAGATTGCGGCGGTCCGGTTGAAAGGTGTGCGAGGTTTCGGACGGGCCCCGGATGGGGTGGCTGGGCCCGAAAAACGTCCCCGGACCGGGAAAGCCGTGGTAGCCGCTGTCCCTGGCCGCCCGGGTTGCCCGATTTCGCACACGCTGGCGGTTCCTTGCACAATTTCGAACAGAGACGGCCGTGGCTGGTGAATTGACAGGCTGACGGCCGGACCCGGAGCGGGACGTTTTTCTACCTCCACTTGGAAATGTGTGTTACTTTATGAGTAACAGT
Above is a genomic segment from bacterium containing:
- a CDS encoding helix-turn-helix domain-containing protein; this encodes MKKGLSMALELLGHKLRVGFQIRPNNRNSLKRRDDRVIRDYQQGYGIKRLAQKYGLTENRISQILTSNGAREPKWRKMSDEKRKVIFQLQRKGLSKAEIGRQVGVSRERVRQILQQGV